Proteins encoded together in one Pontiella desulfatans window:
- a CDS encoding sulfatase family protein gives MKKHGLQNLVVLSACAFVCGAFAGKPNIIFILTDDLGYGDLGVMGHPYVESPNIDRLANEGLQLEQAYTAAAWCSPSRAAFMNGVYPAREFNKTRVLSADRPTLTSMLKEAGYATAHFGKWHMGHGEGAPPPVEYGIDESFTKYSSGPGWTDKEMKQKHHREKTAVRYVDLSIDFMTRKKDQPFFINLWVHNTHAVVNPTPEQLAVYKDLEVSIDDFEYPLQREFLEFVGKHGNVQKAMRAFCADVTALDNEIGRLLDSLAELGLEDNTIVVFTSDNGPAPLLNVGHWDQIVPRFKKSPNLMNSVGSAGPYRDRKIALHDGGIHVPFFIRWPAKIKPGIDRDTVFCGVDLMPTLAGLVGAAAPAGMDGENLGEAWLGAPQARKEMLLWSDTSAWLALRDRQWKAHLQRGTIRLYNLDEDLSESNDLAGAYPEVAAKYFKTLKQWEASIYPNGASKSKAGGKKKKNLKH, from the coding sequence ATGAAAAAACATGGGTTGCAGAATCTTGTAGTACTGTCTGCATGCGCATTTGTTTGCGGTGCATTTGCGGGAAAGCCGAATATTATTTTCATTCTGACGGATGATTTAGGTTATGGCGATCTGGGGGTGATGGGGCATCCCTATGTTGAGTCACCCAACATCGACCGGTTGGCAAACGAAGGTCTCCAACTGGAACAGGCGTATACTGCTGCGGCTTGGTGCTCGCCCAGTCGGGCGGCGTTTATGAACGGGGTCTATCCGGCACGGGAATTTAATAAGACCAGGGTGCTTTCCGCGGATCGGCCCACGCTGACGAGCATGCTGAAAGAGGCGGGCTATGCTACCGCCCACTTCGGGAAATGGCACATGGGTCACGGTGAGGGTGCGCCACCGCCTGTAGAGTACGGAATTGACGAGAGTTTTACGAAGTACAGTAGCGGGCCGGGATGGACGGACAAGGAGATGAAGCAAAAGCATCACCGCGAAAAAACGGCGGTGCGTTATGTGGATCTCTCCATCGATTTTATGACGCGGAAAAAGGACCAGCCTTTTTTCATCAACCTCTGGGTGCATAACACCCACGCCGTTGTGAATCCAACCCCCGAACAATTGGCGGTCTATAAGGACCTGGAGGTGTCGATCGATGATTTTGAATATCCGCTGCAGCGTGAGTTTCTGGAGTTTGTTGGCAAGCATGGAAATGTGCAGAAAGCCATGCGCGCTTTTTGTGCCGATGTGACCGCGCTCGATAACGAGATTGGCCGTCTGCTCGACAGCCTTGCTGAGCTTGGGCTTGAGGACAATACGATCGTGGTTTTTACGAGCGATAATGGCCCGGCTCCGTTATTGAATGTTGGGCACTGGGACCAGATTGTTCCGCGGTTTAAGAAAAGTCCGAACTTGATGAACAGTGTCGGCTCCGCCGGACCCTATCGGGATCGAAAAATCGCATTGCATGACGGGGGGATTCACGTCCCGTTTTTCATTCGCTGGCCCGCGAAAATCAAACCCGGCATTGATCGCGACACGGTATTTTGCGGCGTTGATTTGATGCCCACGCTTGCCGGACTGGTCGGTGCGGCTGCTCCGGCGGGAATGGATGGTGAAAATCTTGGTGAGGCATGGCTCGGCGCGCCGCAAGCCCGGAAGGAAATGCTCTTGTGGAGCGATACTTCCGCATGGCTCGCATTGCGCGACCGGCAGTGGAAGGCGCATCTTCAGAGGGGTACGATTCGTCTCTACAACCTGGACGAAGATCTCTCGGAGTCGAACGATCTGGCCGGTGCCTACCCGGAGGTTGCCGCGAAATATTTTAAAACGCTTAAGCAATGGGAGGCCTCGATTTATCCGAATGGGGCATCGAAATCCAAAGCGGGTGGTAAGAAAAAGAAAAATTTAAAACACTAA
- a CDS encoding sulfatase family protein, whose product MMMKCKHGFVASWALACLLLSGMAGWAEQKKPNILFVLTDDHRWDAMGFTGAYPFLKTPNMDRLAREGAHCANAFVTLAMCSPSRASFLTGMYPHEHGVYNNEDLRECDWRKTPSFAAYLQKAGYETGYIGKWHMDHSNDARPGWDFWATFSGQGKYNGNDIVVNGKKVYEPGYVSDVLNRYAREFIESDRGDKPYMLYLSHKAVHAPFLPSVRHKNLYAKAKIPKPASYGEDMSNKPVWQTVHWRGATMLNGKMWKFDDYDFSKPWNPEGHSAPMHKNYLRSLSAVDEGIGGILDLLEKRGELDNTVVIYAGDNGFIIGEHTRADKRVAYNESIRIPFLVRYPTLVKPGSTIDEMVLNIDLAPTLLELAGISKPAAMQGESILPLFKGDANGWRDDFLYTYHQDLQPHLPRITAVRSKDYLLSVYPGRPEDKNELYDLKRDPYEMNNLIDHPEMAPIQKSMFRRLDELKSEFAYRADVPDPHPGRWGGGKIGKLYSLPKPRQFKAETTFDFQKNKELDMRWGTYEIDLKFKATADGVIASQKSSHLGYVICIEGGRLQLVMAQAYGKYILESSKPVLNRTVNARITYSNATRVFTLEVDGRKEAEDQRINTISHWGSGLQKVRFGRIDSVWPNTHSTPESFQGTLERFEISRSK is encoded by the coding sequence ATGATGATGAAATGTAAACATGGTTTCGTTGCCAGTTGGGCTTTGGCCTGCCTGTTGTTGAGCGGAATGGCCGGATGGGCGGAACAGAAAAAGCCCAACATCTTGTTTGTTCTCACCGATGATCATCGGTGGGATGCGATGGGATTTACCGGAGCCTATCCGTTTCTGAAAACGCCTAATATGGACCGGCTTGCCCGCGAGGGCGCCCATTGTGCAAATGCGTTCGTCACGCTCGCGATGTGCTCGCCGTCGAGGGCGAGCTTTCTGACGGGGATGTATCCGCACGAGCATGGGGTTTACAACAACGAAGATTTGCGTGAGTGCGACTGGCGCAAAACCCCGTCGTTTGCCGCTTATCTCCAGAAAGCCGGCTACGAAACCGGCTATATTGGCAAATGGCATATGGACCATAGCAACGACGCGCGACCCGGCTGGGACTTCTGGGCAACGTTTTCGGGGCAGGGGAAATATAACGGCAATGACATTGTGGTGAACGGTAAAAAAGTCTACGAGCCGGGATATGTTTCCGATGTGCTCAACCGCTATGCACGTGAGTTTATCGAGAGTGATCGCGGCGATAAACCGTACATGCTTTACCTTTCCCACAAGGCGGTTCATGCACCGTTCCTGCCTTCCGTACGACACAAAAACCTCTATGCGAAAGCCAAAATTCCGAAGCCGGCCAGCTATGGAGAAGACATGTCGAATAAGCCCGTTTGGCAGACGGTCCACTGGCGCGGCGCCACGATGCTGAACGGAAAGATGTGGAAGTTTGATGACTATGATTTTTCCAAACCTTGGAATCCAGAAGGACACAGTGCGCCGATGCATAAAAATTATCTGCGCTCTCTCTCTGCGGTGGATGAGGGGATTGGCGGCATTCTTGACCTGCTTGAAAAGCGGGGAGAACTCGATAATACCGTTGTGATTTATGCGGGCGACAACGGCTTTATTATCGGCGAGCATACTCGGGCCGATAAACGGGTGGCTTACAACGAATCCATTCGCATCCCGTTCCTGGTACGCTATCCAACGCTGGTGAAGCCCGGCAGTACGATTGATGAAATGGTTCTGAACATCGACCTGGCGCCCACGCTGTTGGAGCTGGCTGGTATCAGCAAACCGGCGGCCATGCAGGGCGAATCGATCCTGCCCCTGTTTAAAGGCGATGCCAACGGTTGGCGCGATGATTTTCTTTACACCTACCATCAGGATCTTCAACCGCACCTTCCGCGGATTACCGCCGTTCGCAGTAAAGACTATTTGCTGTCTGTCTACCCGGGTCGCCCGGAGGATAAAAACGAACTCTATGATCTGAAGCGCGATCCCTATGAAATGAACAACTTGATCGACCATCCTGAAATGGCGCCCATTCAGAAATCAATGTTTCGTCGCCTGGACGAGCTGAAATCTGAGTTTGCTTATCGCGCCGATGTTCCCGATCCGCATCCGGGGCGCTGGGGCGGCGGGAAAATCGGCAAACTTTACAGCTTGCCGAAGCCCCGACAGTTCAAGGCCGAGACGACGTTCGATTTCCAGAAAAACAAAGAGCTGGATATGCGCTGGGGAACCTATGAAATCGATCTGAAGTTTAAGGCAACCGCCGATGGCGTGATTGCTTCACAGAAAAGCTCGCACTTAGGATATGTCATTTGCATTGAAGGCGGGCGGCTGCAGTTGGTGATGGCTCAGGCTTATGGAAAGTATATTCTTGAATCATCCAAACCGGTTTTAAACCGAACGGTTAACGCCCGCATTACCTACAGCAATGCCACAAGGGTTTTCACGCTGGAGGTTGACGGGCGCAAAGAGGCGGAAGATCAACGGATTAATACGATTTCCCATTGGGGTTCGGGCCTGCAGAAGGTTCGCTTCGGGCGTATTGATTCGGTTTGGCCCAACACACACTCTACGCCCGAGAGTTTCCAGGGAACGCTGGAGCGTTTTGAAATCAGTCGAAGCAAGTAA
- a CDS encoding sulfatase family protein — translation MRTNRLKCATLLKGVALLCGAGIAASSVPAAVAAGQGASLNKPNVIFILTDDLGYGDLGVMGHPYVESPNIDRLANEGLQLEQAYTAAAWCSPSRAAFMNGVYPAREFNANKWVLPADRPTLTSMLKEAGYATAHFGKWHMGHKKGAPPPADYGIDENFGTQSTGAVWTDKEMKQKHHRERTAARYVDLSIDFMTRKKNQPFFINLWVHNTHAVLKPTPEQKAVYKDLEVSIDDFEYPLQREFLEFIAKHGNVQKAMRAYCADVTAVDKEIGRLLDSLAELGLEENTIVIFTSDNGPAPVLKIGDWDQIVPRFKKDPALMNCVGSAGPYRDRKFALHDGGIHVPFFIRWPAKIKPGIDRDTLFCGVDLMPTLAELVGVAAPDDIDGEDLSAAWLGTPQVREKTLLWSDNSRWLALRDRQWKAHLQGDTVRLYNLNEDLSESNDLAGAYPEVAGKYFKTLKQWEISIYPKGASESKAGGKKKKNLNH, via the coding sequence ATGAGAACAAACAGACTGAAATGCGCGACATTATTAAAGGGCGTTGCTCTGCTTTGCGGGGCGGGCATCGCGGCTTCTTCCGTGCCTGCCGCTGTGGCGGCTGGACAAGGGGCATCCCTGAACAAACCGAATGTTATTTTTATTCTGACGGATGATTTGGGTTATGGCGATCTGGGGGTGATGGGGCATCCCTATGTTGAGTCACCCAACATCGATCGGTTGGCGAACGAAGGGCTCCAGCTGGAACAGGCGTATACCGCTGCGGCCTGGTGCTCGCCCAGTCGGGCGGCCTTTATGAACGGGGTCTATCCGGCCCGGGAGTTTAATGCAAACAAATGGGTGCTTCCCGCAGATCGGCCCACGCTGACGAGCATGTTGAAAGAGGCGGGCTATGCCACCGCCCACTTCGGAAAGTGGCACATGGGTCACAAAAAGGGTGCGCCGCCGCCCGCCGACTATGGTATCGACGAGAATTTTGGCACGCAGAGCACCGGGGCGGTATGGACGGACAAAGAGATGAAGCAAAAGCATCATCGCGAAAGAACGGCGGCCCGCTATGTGGATCTCTCTATCGATTTTATGACGCGAAAAAAGAATCAGCCCTTTTTTATCAACCTCTGGGTGCATAACACCCACGCCGTTTTGAAGCCCACCCCCGAACAAAAGGCGGTTTATAAGGATCTTGAGGTGTCGATTGATGATTTCGAATATCCGCTGCAGCGCGAATTTCTAGAGTTTATTGCCAAGCATGGAAATGTGCAGAAGGCCATGCGCGCTTATTGTGCGGATGTGACCGCCGTCGATAAAGAGATTGGCCGTCTGCTCGACAGCCTCGCTGAACTTGGGCTTGAGGAAAATACGATCGTGATTTTCACAAGCGACAACGGTCCGGCGCCGGTTTTGAAAATTGGGGATTGGGACCAGATTGTCCCTCGGTTTAAGAAAGATCCGGCCCTGATGAACTGTGTCGGCTCCGCCGGACCCTATCGGGATCGAAAATTCGCTTTGCATGACGGGGGCATTCATGTTCCGTTTTTCATACGTTGGCCTGCGAAAATTAAACCCGGTATTGACCGTGATACGCTGTTTTGCGGCGTTGATTTGATGCCCACGCTTGCCGAGCTGGTAGGTGTGGCTGCTCCGGATGACATTGATGGCGAAGATCTTAGCGCGGCATGGCTTGGTACCCCGCAAGTTCGGGAGAAAACGCTCTTGTGGAGCGATAATTCCAGATGGCTCGCATTGCGCGACCGGCAGTGGAAGGCGCATCTTCAGGGGGATACCGTCCGCCTCTACAACTTGAACGAAGACCTCTCGGAGTCGAACGATTTGGCCGGTGCCTATCCGGAGGTCGCCGGAAAATATTTTAAAACGCTCAAGCAATGGGAGATCTCAATCTATCCGAAAGGGGCATCGGAATCCAAGGCTGGTGGTAAGAAAAAGAAAAATTTAAACCACTAA
- a CDS encoding sulfatase family protein — MKNRLKCAKSLKRVALLCGAGIAASFVPAAMAAGQGAFGNKPNVVLLFIDDLGYGDIGPYGCKDIPTPNIDKLAETGVVCTSFHVASAPCSPSRHALMMGEYAQRSGKFGMARGQPLPSDRPTMAQFMSDAGYATGQIGKWDLGDSTQGPLSVGFDETRKNAPMKKYSPDELKALEERMVKHGVKNTKALLKKYKQSSRFFVKTPDGKDQWLTDYDGDMMVDFVKRHKDEPFFLYFSPNAVHSPSMEAPESYINRTTAKGVRRFLAGAIVSVDDQVGKLLKVLDEYGLRENTLIVFASDNGANLDEGGSSTPYAGGKHGGTQQVGWVRVPCIYSYPGVIPAGKRYDGLNSSFDFFSTFAVVSGHPVPGNLDGVNMIPHLQGKKTGVAHEFLFQLNCDPSDMAHRNVVAVRWKDWRLYRKSETDQWQLFDLNADPKETKDVSDAHPEVVKRMDEEFGNWRKTLPEWKPIPPRKKRDTPLIPQGYGWASAKEQASGRVPAKEAGNYLTLEAPKQLVAGSTVTVKITHRIPSKLGEQKIHVTLKSGQKKVKRQVLKAKGTGTLDVSFLVPKEYAGKSLNFAAFAGEEYKQRLQKPLPQPLTEPVIVK, encoded by the coding sequence ATGAAAAACAGGCTGAAATGCGCGAAATCGTTAAAGAGGGTTGCTCTGCTCTGCGGGGCGGGCATCGCGGCTTCTTTTGTGCCTGCCGCCATGGCGGCCGGGCAAGGTGCGTTCGGGAATAAGCCGAATGTTGTTCTGCTCTTTATTGATGATTTGGGATATGGCGATATCGGGCCTTACGGCTGCAAAGACATTCCAACACCGAACATTGATAAGCTGGCGGAGACGGGGGTGGTTTGCACCTCGTTCCATGTGGCCAGTGCGCCCTGCAGTCCCAGCCGTCATGCCCTGATGATGGGGGAGTATGCCCAGCGTTCCGGCAAGTTCGGCATGGCACGCGGCCAGCCGCTGCCCTCCGACCGGCCGACCATGGCGCAATTTATGTCGGATGCAGGATACGCGACCGGGCAAATCGGCAAATGGGATCTGGGTGACAGCACTCAGGGCCCCCTGTCCGTAGGATTCGATGAAACCCGAAAAAATGCGCCGATGAAGAAATATTCGCCGGATGAGCTGAAGGCGTTGGAAGAGCGGATGGTTAAGCATGGTGTGAAGAATACGAAGGCCCTGCTTAAAAAATATAAGCAAAGTTCCCGTTTTTTTGTAAAAACTCCGGACGGCAAAGACCAGTGGCTGACGGATTATGATGGCGATATGATGGTTGACTTCGTCAAGCGTCATAAGGATGAGCCGTTCTTCCTCTACTTCTCGCCGAACGCGGTTCATTCGCCAAGCATGGAGGCGCCGGAATCCTATATCAACCGCACGACCGCCAAGGGCGTGCGGCGGTTTTTGGCCGGCGCTATTGTGTCGGTGGATGATCAGGTTGGGAAACTGCTCAAGGTGCTGGATGAATATGGATTACGGGAGAACACACTGATCGTGTTTGCCAGCGACAACGGCGCAAATCTGGATGAAGGTGGTTCTTCAACGCCCTATGCCGGGGGTAAACATGGCGGAACGCAGCAGGTTGGCTGGGTGCGGGTTCCCTGTATCTATTCCTATCCCGGAGTGATCCCTGCAGGTAAGCGGTATGACGGACTGAACAGCAGTTTTGACTTCTTTTCCACGTTTGCTGTTGTTTCGGGACACCCCGTGCCCGGGAATCTAGACGGTGTGAATATGATTCCGCATCTACAGGGAAAAAAAACGGGCGTCGCTCATGAGTTTCTCTTCCAGCTCAACTGCGATCCCTCGGACATGGCGCACCGTAATGTGGTGGCGGTTCGTTGGAAGGACTGGCGCCTGTATCGAAAATCTGAAACGGATCAGTGGCAACTGTTTGACCTGAACGCGGATCCAAAAGAAACCAAAGACGTGTCAGATGCCCATCCTGAAGTTGTAAAACGCATGGACGAGGAGTTTGGCAACTGGAGAAAGACTCTTCCGGAATGGAAACCGATTCCTCCCCGTAAAAAGAGAGACACCCCGTTAATTCCTCAAGGCTATGGGTGGGCTTCTGCCAAGGAACAAGCATCGGGTCGTGTGCCCGCGAAAGAGGCGGGTAACTACCTGACCCTTGAGGCTCCGAAACAGCTGGTTGCCGGAAGTACCGTAACGGTCAAGATTACTCACAGGATTCCATCGAAGCTCGGTGAGCAGAAAATCCATGTAACCCTGAAAAGCGGGCAAAAGAAGGTTAAGCGGCAGGTGCTTAAAGCTAAAGGAACCGGAACGCTTGATGTGTCGTTTTTGGTGCCGAAAGAGTATGCCGGGAAATCCCTCAACTTTGCCGCGTTTGCCGGGGAGGAGTACAAGCAGCGCCTTCAGAAACCCCTCCCGCAGCCCCTCACTGAGCCCGTGATCGTGAAATAG
- a CDS encoding glycosyl hydrolase family 28-related protein, with translation MMNSKKNMIRAVLIVLAMSAQSLWASKAAFVETMFPTEDYVIANVSMEPTPSKTDGDSARIQKVIDQLAKKGGGVIFLSAGHYTIDQSILLRQSVTLRGDWVEPTEKNCEKGTILNITADHGNEKALPAFIMKRNSGLRELTFYYPNQDPLKPVPYPWTVGNDEKDYDRKVVNQVGMELAPMVKNCTFVNPYRAITTSSWNNGQYYFINLYLSPLKVGVACNFVTDIGRTAYIHVSPRWWEEFKGAKTMLNNRQKSALRDYMLKNASGLTIGRHDWTYMYDINVEGCKNGIYCHKNPNGIYGPNGVLFRANIRDCEVALNAENVISMGIAFTGCSFEGRKHAVLKSQCGDSALQFNSCRFSSKSDSAVLIDGGYASFVNCTFETWSGTAAVYAPAGALTVVNSDFKQPKTHIRMDKKVYSGSLLSNRFKGAPRIQNYAKKGVVEIDHEQQEFAKPNIEPMNFPPEPQPERRALYSVLDFGASPDLDDNTEAFQKALDKAGKDGGGTVYVPAGDFYFEGGLTIPSGVELRGIYEGPHHTTSPGSLLLPLAGRGYEEGTPFIQMESESGMRGITIYYPQQDWYRSTPYPWTIRNLGPGCWLMFVTLSNPYQGVDFWTNPSEGHHIKYLAGSPIRRGLFVSKSKNKGWIQDSQFVCNYAIWTPTRLNDLDVPANDWRNVSLMTTQMDNLEAYKFGNLADEQVMGTFVYCSHAGLTTAADDYDGHVSGPNMRVVQHGTDLGAYGFRIQAVGKKGVEFINSEQTPKTYVQHGGIVVEDSCKGEVSFFNSASWSTAKNFAYLKGDAKVTIQQFNNRTGPIFVEGSNVQLDVGHYDRPDYREKKQLKGRGVRELLPHVNLTEEAKDTRLLGHTVSSDDETGCFEARVGPMRK, from the coding sequence ATGATGAACTCGAAAAAAAATATGATCCGGGCGGTTTTGATCGTCCTCGCTATGAGTGCGCAAAGCCTGTGGGCGTCAAAAGCAGCGTTTGTTGAAACGATGTTTCCGACGGAAGATTATGTGATTGCGAATGTCTCCATGGAGCCGACGCCGTCAAAAACAGACGGAGATTCCGCGCGCATTCAGAAGGTGATTGATCAGCTGGCAAAAAAGGGCGGAGGCGTCATTTTTCTTAGCGCCGGGCACTACACCATTGATCAGAGCATTCTTCTGCGCCAGAGCGTGACGCTTCGCGGGGACTGGGTTGAGCCGACGGAGAAGAATTGCGAGAAGGGGACGATTTTAAACATTACGGCTGACCACGGGAATGAGAAGGCACTGCCGGCGTTTATCATGAAACGGAACAGCGGCCTGCGGGAACTGACGTTTTATTATCCAAATCAGGATCCGCTTAAACCGGTGCCGTATCCCTGGACGGTTGGGAACGATGAAAAGGATTATGATCGAAAGGTGGTCAACCAGGTCGGGATGGAATTGGCACCTATGGTGAAAAACTGCACGTTTGTGAATCCCTACCGCGCCATTACCACCTCCAGCTGGAATAATGGACAGTATTATTTTATAAATCTCTATCTGTCGCCGCTCAAGGTGGGGGTTGCGTGTAACTTTGTGACCGATATTGGCCGGACGGCGTACATTCATGTCAGCCCGCGCTGGTGGGAAGAGTTTAAAGGCGCGAAGACGATGCTCAACAACAGGCAGAAATCGGCGTTGCGGGATTATATGTTGAAGAACGCGTCCGGTTTGACAATCGGCCGGCATGACTGGACCTATATGTATGACATCAATGTTGAGGGGTGCAAAAACGGTATTTACTGTCACAAAAACCCGAACGGGATCTACGGCCCGAATGGCGTGCTGTTTCGGGCGAATATCCGCGATTGCGAAGTGGCGCTCAATGCGGAGAATGTCATCAGTATGGGAATCGCTTTCACGGGCTGTTCGTTTGAAGGCCGGAAGCATGCGGTGTTGAAATCACAATGCGGCGACAGTGCGTTGCAGTTTAACAGCTGTAGATTTTCCAGCAAAAGCGATTCCGCGGTGCTGATTGACGGCGGGTATGCGTCGTTTGTGAACTGTACATTTGAGACGTGGTCCGGGACAGCGGCGGTTTATGCGCCCGCCGGCGCGTTGACTGTTGTGAACAGTGATTTCAAGCAGCCGAAAACTCATATTCGTATGGACAAAAAGGTCTATTCGGGAAGTCTCCTGTCCAATCGTTTCAAAGGCGCTCCGCGCATTCAGAATTACGCGAAAAAGGGTGTGGTTGAGATTGACCATGAGCAGCAGGAATTTGCGAAGCCCAACATAGAACCGATGAATTTTCCGCCGGAACCCCAGCCGGAGCGCCGCGCGCTCTATTCCGTTCTTGATTTCGGTGCGTCGCCGGATCTGGATGATAATACCGAAGCGTTTCAGAAGGCGCTCGACAAGGCGGGCAAAGATGGCGGTGGAACCGTGTATGTGCCGGCTGGAGATTTTTATTTTGAAGGCGGCCTGACGATTCCATCCGGGGTGGAATTGCGCGGTATTTATGAAGGGCCGCATCATACCACCAGTCCAGGATCGCTGCTGTTGCCGCTCGCCGGGCGCGGCTATGAGGAGGGGACGCCTTTCATCCAAATGGAATCTGAATCCGGGATGCGGGGAATTACAATTTATTATCCACAGCAGGATTGGTATCGCTCCACCCCCTATCCCTGGACCATTCGCAACCTGGGTCCCGGCTGCTGGCTCATGTTTGTCACGTTGAGCAATCCCTACCAGGGTGTTGATTTCTGGACCAACCCAAGCGAAGGACACCACATCAAATACCTGGCCGGATCTCCGATTCGTCGCGGGTTGTTTGTGAGCAAGTCCAAAAACAAAGGCTGGATCCAGGATTCGCAGTTTGTTTGCAATTATGCCATTTGGACACCGACCCGGTTGAATGATCTGGATGTGCCCGCCAATGACTGGCGCAATGTATCGTTGATGACCACGCAGATGGATAATCTGGAAGCCTATAAGTTCGGAAACCTTGCCGATGAGCAGGTGATGGGAACCTTTGTCTATTGCTCTCATGCCGGCTTAACGACCGCTGCAGATGATTACGACGGGCATGTTTCAGGCCCCAATATGCGCGTCGTTCAGCATGGTACGGACCTCGGTGCTTACGGCTTTCGTATTCAGGCGGTCGGAAAGAAGGGGGTGGAATTTATCAACTCGGAGCAAACCCCAAAAACGTATGTGCAGCACGGCGGGATTGTTGTCGAGGATTCCTGCAAAGGGGAGGTCTCATTCTTTAACTCCGCTTCATGGTCCACCGCGAAGAACTTCGCGTATTTGAAGGGGGATGCAAAGGTGACGATTCAGCAGTTTAACAACCGTACGGGCCCCATCTTTGTTGAAGGATCCAACGTGCAACTTGACGTCGGGCATTATGACCGCCCGGACTATCGGGAGAAGAAACAGCTGAAGGGCAGGGGCGTGCGCGAGCTGCTGCCTCATGTCAATTTGACCGAAGAGGCGAAAGACACGCGCCTGCTTGGGCATACCGTTTCGTCTGATGATGAAACCGGGTGCTTTGAGGCGCGTGTGGGGCCAATGCGAAAATAG